In Romeriopsis navalis LEGE 11480, the sequence GGGTTTCCAGAAGGCTGAAACTGCTTGTCCGTCGGCGATTGAATGGGTGCACGTAAATCTACTAGCTTATATAACTGCTCAGTAAGCCCAGAAATTGGGTGGGTGCGACCTATGGAACTAATGATGAATCATCCACTTGTTTGCTTTTTAAGCGAAGATTTGGCTTTGCCTCATGAATCCATAGCGCTAGCAGTTCAACATTCTGAACAGACACCAAGTCTGCTGCCGATGATTCTTTGGCAGTACGGCTTAGTTTCGCTAGCGCAGTTGGAACAAATTTTCGACTGGTTGGAACATCGTCATGTTTCGCCAGTGCAGAATCAGCCTGAATATGAATATGAGCAGGCGGCCTAAATCCTGTGGTGGTTTGGGTTGGCTGGTTTATGGTTGATTGCTCCGGTTACGTTGTCCGAGTTACGTTGAGATGTTACGGATTGGTCTTGTCGGCCATGCTTGGTATTGTTTGCCATACAAAAACGACATTGCAGATCGCTTTTGCTTGATTGCTGCTCGTGCTCCACAGTACTTTGGATGCTCCGAGACAAATTTGATTTGACAGGTTCCCTTACGACTTTGCCTGTTCCCTTTTTGC encodes:
- a CDS encoding DUF2949 domain-containing protein, whose product is MELMMNHPLVCFLSEDLALPHESIALAVQHSEQTPSLLPMILWQYGLVSLAQLEQIFDWLEHRHVSPVQNQPEYEYEQAA